One Camelina sativa cultivar DH55 chromosome 3, Cs, whole genome shotgun sequence genomic window carries:
- the LOC104772597 gene encoding cytosolic sulfotransferase 1-like yields the protein MAKLPMNLRDDNVSEETKNLISSLPTDEDSQGKLCKYQGCWYYYNTLQAVINFQTNFQPQDTDIVLASFPKSGTTWLKALSIAILERAKHHSNDPLTHPLLSDNPHGIVPFFEIDMYLQTATPDLTKFSTSTPRLFSTHMPLHTMKEGLKDKDSPCKVVYLCRNIKDALISRWYFRCKYQNKEAAGSILESMFESFCSGVSFYGPFWDHAHSYWSGSLENPKQVLFMRFEALKSEPYVQVKRLAEFLGYPFTKEEEESGLINKIVELCSLRNLSGLEVNKTGKTWMNVDYDSYFRKGEVGDWKNYLTSEMENKIDMIIEEKLKGSGLRL from the coding sequence ATGGCGAAACTTCCTATGAATTTGAGAGACGACAACGTAAGTGAAGAAACCAAGAATCTGATATCTTCACTTCCTACAGACGAAGATTCTCAAGGGAAGCTCTGCAAGTACCAAGGATGTTGGTATTACTACAACACTCTTCAAGCAGTCATCAATTTCCAGACAAACTTCCAGCCGCAAGACACCGACATAGTCCTCGCTTCTTTCCCCAAATCCGGCACCACTTGGCTCAAGGCACTCTCAATCGCAATCTTGGAGAGAGCTAAACATCATTCCAATGATCCTCTAACCCATCCTTTGCTATCCGATAATCCTCATGGCATAGTACCGTTCTTCGAGATCGATATGTATCTCCAAACCGCAACACCAGACCTAACCAAGTTCTCTACATCTACTCCTAGGCTATTCTCGACTCACATGCCTTTGCACACCATGAAAGAGGGCCTCAAGGACAAGGATTCTCCATGCAAGGTTGTGTACTTGTGCCGGAACATAAAAGACGCGTTGATATCGCGTTGGTATTTCAGGTGCAAGTATCAGAACAAAGAAGCGGCTGGAAGCATTCTTGAGTCAATGTTCGAGTCGTTCTGTAGCGGAGTTAGCTTCTATGGCCCGTTTTGGGACCATGCACATAGCTATTGGAGTGGCAGCTTGGAAAACCCCAAGCAAGTCCTTTTCATGAGGTTTGAGGCACTGAAATCAGAGCCTTATGTCCAGGTCAAGAGGCTGGCAGAGTTCTTGGGTTATCCTTTcactaaggaagaagaagagagtggatTGATTAACAAAATCGTGGAACTATGCTCTCTTCGTAATCTGAGCGGTTTGGAGGTTAACAAAACCGGAAAGACATGGATGAACGTGGATTACGATAGCTATTTCCGCAAAGGTGAAGTTGGTGACTGGAAGAATTATCTAACTTCCGAGATGGAGAACAAAATCGACATGATCATTGAGGAGAAATTAAAGGGTTCGGGCTTGAGACTATGA
- the LOC104772608 gene encoding cytosolic sulfotransferase 1-like, translating to MDKELPPTLREDNLSEETKTLVSSLPWEKDRLGKLYNYQGCWYYANTLQGVLNFQKGFKPQDTDIIIASLPKSGTSWLKALTFALLERSKNRSSDDPHPLLSNNPHGLVPFLEAVLYLKSSKPDLTKLSSSPRLLSTHMPLHTLHVPIKDSPCKIVYVCRNVKDVLVSQWYFRCAYSHKEVDKNILESLFESSCRGVGFYGPFWEHVSGYWRCSLEDSKHVLFMRYEEMKAQPFAQIKRLAEFLGCPFTEEEEHSGSIDKILELCSLSNLSGLEINKTGKTENNVHYTNFFRKGEVGDSKNHLTPEMENKIDMIIEEKYKGSGLEF from the coding sequence atggataagGAGCTTCCGCCGACCTTGAGAGAAGACAACTTAAGCGAAGAAACCAAGACTTTAGTCTCTTCACTTCCTTGGGAAAAAGATCGTCTAGGGAAGCTCTACAACTACCAAGGATGTTGGTACTACGCCAACACGCTCCAAGGAGTCCTTAATTTCCAAAAAGGTTTCAAGCCTCAAGACACCGATATAATCATCGCTTCTCTTCCTAAATCAGGCACGAGTTGGCTCAAGGCACTCACGTTCGCCCTCCTAGAAAGATCGAAGAACCGTTCTTCGGATGATCCTCATCCTCTGCTCTCTAATAATCCTCATGGCTTAGTACCGTTCTTGGAGGCCGTTCTGTATCTTAAAAGCTCAAAACCAGACTTAACAAAACTCTCATCATCTCCAAGGCTGTTGTCGACTCACATGCCCTTGCATACACTTCACGTACCCATCAAGGACTCTCCTTGCAAGATCGTGTACGTGTGCAGGAACGTAAAAGACGTTTTGGTATCACAATGGTATTTCAGGTGCGCTTATAGTCATAAAGAAGTAGACAAAAACATTCTTGAGTCTTTGTTTGAGTCGTCATGCAGGGGTGTTGGTTTCTATGGACCCTTTTGGGAACACGTATCGGGGTATTGGAGATGCAGCTTGGAAGACTCCAAACATGTTCTTTTCATGAGGTACGAGGAGATGAAAGCCCAGCCATTTGCTCAGATTAAGAGACTTGCAGAGTTTTTGGGTTGTCCTTTcactgaggaagaagaacataGTGGATCTATAGACAAAATCTTGGAACTTTGCTCTCTGAGTAATCTGAGCGGTTTGGAGATCAACAAGACAggtaaaacagaaaacaatgtGCATTACACTAACTTTTTCCGCAAAGGAGAGGTTGGTGACTCCAAGAATCATCTAACTCCTGAGATGGAAAACAAAATCGATATGATCATCGAGGAGAAATATAAAGGCTCTGGTTTGGAATTCTGA
- the LOC104772603 gene encoding cytosolic sulfotransferase 6-like — translation MDQKEIPKNLRNDNLSEETKTLISSLRSDIDTQGNKLFNYQGCWYYSATLQGVLHFQRHFKPQDSDIFIASFPKSGATWLKALTVSLLERSKHRSYDDHPLLSQNPHALVQSLEANLYLSSQTPDLVTKFSSAPRLFSTHMPLLTLQEILKDSPCKIVYLCRNVKDALVSRWYFRCSYLKKEVERHVLEAMFESFCSGVSFYGPFWDQVSSYWTGSFEDPDHILFMRYEEMKEDPYTQLKRLAEFLSCPISQEEEHSGIVEEILELCCLRSLSSLEINKTGKTSNGVDYKFFFRKGEVGDSKNYLTPEMEDKIDKIVQEKLEGTGLKF, via the coding sequence ATGGATCAAAAGGAGATTCCAAAGAATTTGAGAAACGACAACCTAAGCGAAGAAACAAAGACTCTCATCTCTTCACTTCGTTCCGACATAGATACGCAAGGAAACAAGCTCTTCAACTACCAAGGATGTTGGTACTACTCTGCTACTCTCCAAGGTGTCCTACATTTCCAGAGACATTTCAAGCCTCAAGACTCCGATATTTTCATTGCTTCTTTCCCCAAATCAGGCGCGACTTGGCTCAAGGCACTCACAGTTTCCCTCCTCGAGCGATCCAAACACCGTTCTTATGATGATCATCCTTTGCTATCCCAAAATCCCCATGCGCTAGTTCAGTCTCTCGAGGCTAATCTCTATCTTAGTAGCCAAACACCAGACTTGGTGACCAAGTTTTCATCAGCACCGAGGCTTTTCTCTACTCACATGCCGTTGCTTACGTTGCAAGAAATACTTAAAGACTCTCCTTGCAAGATCGTGTACCTGTGCAGGAATGTGAAGGACGCGTTAGTGTCTCGTTGGTATTTCAGGTGCAGCTACCTGAAAAAAGAAGTAGAGAGACACGTTCTTGAGGCTATGTTTGAGTCGTTCTGCAGTGGAGTTAGCTTTTACGGTCCATTCTGGGACCAAGTCTCGAGCTATTGGACAGGCAGCTTTGAAGATCCCGATCATATCCTTTTCATGAGGTACGAGGAAATGAAAGAAGACCCTTATACTCAGCTCAAGAGGCTTGCGGAGTTTTTGAGTTGTCCAATAAGTCAGGAAGAAGAACATAGTGGAATAGTAGAAGAGATCTTGGAATTGTGCTGTCTACGTAGTCTGAGCAGTTTGGAGATCAACAAAACCGGGAAAACATCAAACGGCGTGGATTACAAGTTCTTTTTTCGGAAAGGGGAAGTCGGGGACTCAAAAAATTATCTAACTCCAGAAATGGAGGACAAGATTGACAAGATCGTCCAAGAAAAACTAGAAGGCACTGGATTGAAGTTCTAA